One window from the genome of Campylobacter sp. MIT 12-8780 encodes:
- a CDS encoding glycosyltransferase family 2 protein, whose product MISIIVPIYNVEKYLRECLDSIVNQTYTNLEIILVNDGSTDNCGRICDEYATKDKRIKVIHKENAGLGAAYNTGLEISKGEYIGFVESDDWIELNMYEELYNKAEELNSDLVKCKFFDYNSTRKPKDLPYRQKRIDFELENCCPDNKTFSILEYPKLLIYHSSIWATLYHKDLISRIRFNELKGAAYPDFSFMMQALLIANNISTLRKALYHYRQEPANMSSMKKTDISLLKMIEQCSYAREKLVSLNIFDKIREEFYSHAIASLHGFYYRIEDDLKPLFFQKLVDFFCSDSQKITCKYFHQHEKDFLLCILDKDYSRTLIHNGAVWRIKNHLTYKLGFEVKHSKTKLLLPFKLIKITIKHYFQKFIFNIVCGANPYLKLPPIYGYADYYKALQIQKSEIYQLGKRVMKNPFIILYGRV is encoded by the coding sequence TTGATTTCTATCATCGTGCCTATATACAATGTAGAAAAATACCTTAGAGAATGTTTAGATAGCATTGTCAATCAAACTTATACAAATTTAGAGATTATATTAGTCAATGATGGTTCTACTGATAACTGTGGGCGAATTTGTGATGAGTATGCGACTAAAGATAAAAGAATAAAAGTTATCCATAAAGAAAATGCGGGATTAGGTGCTGCATATAATACAGGTCTAGAAATAAGCAAAGGTGAGTATATTGGTTTTGTAGAATCAGATGATTGGATAGAATTAAATATGTATGAGGAACTTTATAATAAAGCTGAAGAATTAAACAGCGATTTAGTTAAATGTAAATTTTTTGATTATAACTCAACAAGAAAACCAAAAGATTTACCGTATCGACAAAAAAGAATTGATTTTGAACTTGAAAACTGCTGTCCAGATAATAAAACTTTTTCAATTTTAGAATATCCTAAACTATTGATATATCATTCTTCAATTTGGGCAACTCTATATCATAAAGACTTAATTTCTCGAATTCGTTTTAATGAGCTTAAAGGCGCAGCTTATCCGGATTTTTCTTTTATGATGCAAGCGTTATTAATAGCGAACAACATCTCAACCTTACGAAAAGCCTTATACCATTATAGACAAGAACCTGCCAATATGTCTTCAATGAAAAAAACTGATATTAGTTTATTAAAAATGATAGAGCAGTGTTCATACGCAAGAGAAAAACTAGTATCTTTAAATATATTTGATAAAATTCGTGAAGAATTTTACTCACATGCTATAGCATCTTTGCATGGTTTTTATTATAGAATTGAAGATGATTTAAAACCCTTATTTTTTCAAAAACTTGTAGATTTTTTTTGTAGCGATTCACAAAAAATAACTTGTAAATATTTTCATCAACATGAAAAAGATTTCTTGCTTTGCATTTTAGACAAGGATTATTCTAGAACTTTAATACATAATGGTGCTGTTTGGAGAATAAAAAATCACTTAACATATAAATTAGGCTTTGAAGTAAAGCATTCCAAAACAAAATTACTACTCCCTTTTAAATTAATAAAAATAACCATTAAGCACTATTTTCAAAAATTTATATTTAATATTGTATGTGGTGCTAACCCTTATCTAAAGCTACCACCCATCTATGGTTATGCAGATTATTATAAAGCTTTGCAAATTCAAAAATCTGAAATTTATCAACTAGGAAAAAGAGTGATGAAAAATCCATTTATAATATTGTATGGGAGGGTGTAA